A window from Opitutia bacterium ISCC 52 encodes these proteins:
- a CDS encoding sulfatase-like hydrolase/transferase has translation MKPLLAFLSIGLSLYLAGPTLQAVEQPNIVVLFADDSGYADFGFQESVRDDFKHLTPHIDSIADAGARFTNAYVTAAVCSPSRAGMMTGRYQERFGHETNLPPGTQNGLPLSETFGVKRLQKIGYTTGLIGKWHLGYPDAFHPNKRGYDDFYGLLQGSRPYYPMEKTTKDRVIQDNGVNTPESSYVTDRLGDAACEFIKKNKDKPFYLFLSFTAPHGPLQPRMSSYDAQRIKHIAHEPRRNYAGLIVAMDDNVGKVLSTLENTGLNDNTIVIFTNDNGGPGGKDSTSNYPLRGYKGGLYEGGVRVPWAIAWPGVIEPGMVIDTPVSTMDILPTAFEAAGEPIDPSWGLDGHSLLPLFGASQKPFPNRTLYWRRSGIEGPISLRVGDWKLLNRNTPDGKPELYNLASDIGESKNVATEHPKVLKHLLVKLDAWEKDLVTPLWGPGSLDYKDPKKK, from the coding sequence ATGAAACCTCTATTGGCCTTCTTATCGATCGGGTTATCTTTATACCTAGCTGGCCCCACCCTTCAAGCAGTCGAACAGCCCAACATAGTTGTTCTTTTTGCAGACGATTCCGGCTATGCCGATTTCGGTTTTCAAGAAAGTGTTCGTGACGACTTCAAACACCTTACCCCGCACATTGACAGCATTGCCGACGCGGGAGCTCGGTTTACCAACGCTTATGTAACCGCTGCTGTTTGTTCACCCTCTCGTGCGGGTATGATGACTGGACGTTATCAGGAGCGCTTCGGTCATGAAACCAACTTACCTCCCGGCACTCAAAACGGCTTGCCCTTGTCTGAAACGTTCGGTGTTAAACGACTACAGAAAATCGGTTATACAACGGGACTCATCGGAAAGTGGCATCTTGGCTATCCTGATGCGTTTCACCCCAATAAAAGAGGCTACGATGACTTCTATGGTTTGCTTCAAGGATCCCGTCCTTATTACCCCATGGAAAAGACCACCAAGGATCGGGTCATTCAAGATAATGGAGTTAATACTCCCGAGTCGAGTTACGTAACCGACAGGCTGGGAGATGCTGCCTGTGAATTCATTAAGAAAAACAAAGACAAACCGTTCTACCTCTTCCTTTCTTTTACCGCACCCCATGGGCCACTCCAGCCACGCATGAGCAGTTACGACGCCCAACGCATAAAACACATTGCGCATGAGCCACGTCGGAACTACGCAGGATTGATCGTAGCTATGGATGACAATGTCGGAAAGGTTCTCAGCACCCTCGAGAACACAGGGCTGAACGATAACACCATCGTTATTTTCACCAACGACAACGGCGGCCCTGGAGGCAAGGACTCGACCAGCAACTATCCACTTCGCGGCTACAAAGGCGGTCTTTACGAGGGAGGTGTTCGTGTGCCCTGGGCCATCGCCTGGCCCGGCGTTATTGAGCCTGGCATGGTCATCGATACCCCGGTCAGTACGATGGATATTTTGCCGACTGCGTTTGAAGCTGCTGGCGAACCCATCGATCCTTCATGGGGTCTGGACGGACACAGCCTGCTCCCTCTTTTCGGTGCTTCTCAAAAACCCTTTCCAAACCGCACTCTTTACTGGCGCCGCAGTGGCATCGAAGGCCCTATTTCCTTACGTGTTGGAGATTGGAAACTGCTCAATCGAAATACACCCGATGGGAAACCTGAGCTCTACAATCTCGCGTCCGACATAGGCGAAAGCAAAAACGTGGCGACAGAACATCCCAAAGTCCTGAAACACCTTCTAGTCAAATTAGACGCCTGGGAAAAAGATTTAGTTACCCCACTTTGGGGTCCCGGTAGTCTTGACTATAAAGATCCCAAGAAAAAATGA
- a CDS encoding alpha/beta hydrolase, whose product MSWQGLTILCSFLLSALIQLSVAQSMNAPDPKRPLDAIADQLEPSTKVVYKTVGDRSLNLHIFNPADHKTSDKRAVFITFHGGGWVNRDARYFYPFADHFAQQGIVGVSVEYRLHDKDADVSVFDCVKDARSAVRYVRKHASELGIDPNRVIVSGGSAGAHLAAGTALFDEVNDTSDDFSISTIPDVLILYYPVIDTSVDGYGNEKIGERWKELSPVDQVRGGMPPTLVLHGTGDEVTPYAGAKRFEEKMLEAGNKCQLITYEGGRHGYFIFDLDLFQETMEQTDSFLKSNDLI is encoded by the coding sequence ATGAGTTGGCAGGGCCTAACTATTTTATGCTCGTTTCTACTCTCTGCCCTCATTCAATTAAGCGTCGCACAGTCCATGAATGCACCTGATCCCAAACGCCCGTTAGATGCCATCGCAGACCAACTGGAACCATCGACAAAAGTGGTCTATAAAACAGTCGGTGATCGATCACTAAATCTGCACATCTTCAATCCAGCCGATCACAAAACCTCGGATAAGAGAGCTGTATTCATCACCTTTCACGGAGGAGGCTGGGTAAACCGGGACGCCAGGTATTTTTATCCCTTCGCCGATCATTTTGCTCAACAGGGAATAGTCGGGGTCAGCGTCGAGTATCGACTCCATGACAAAGACGCAGATGTCTCTGTCTTCGATTGTGTAAAAGATGCAAGATCCGCGGTCCGTTACGTGCGTAAGCATGCAAGCGAGCTTGGCATCGACCCCAATAGGGTGATTGTCAGCGGCGGCTCTGCCGGTGCGCATCTAGCTGCGGGCACAGCCCTTTTCGATGAGGTAAATGACACCAGCGATGATTTTTCCATTTCAACAATCCCGGATGTGTTAATCCTCTATTACCCAGTCATCGACACTTCCGTGGACGGTTATGGAAATGAGAAAATTGGTGAGCGATGGAAAGAACTCTCCCCCGTCGATCAAGTCCGCGGTGGCATGCCACCTACACTGGTTCTCCACGGCACAGGCGATGAAGTAACTCCCTATGCCGGAGCCAAACGATTTGAAGAAAAAATGCTGGAGGCGGGAAACAAGTGCCAGCTCATCACCTACGAAGGCGGCAGGCACGGCTACTTCATTTTCGATCTCGACCTATTCCAGGAAACTATGGAGCAAACTGATAGCTTTCTTAAGTCCAACGACCTAATTTAA
- a CDS encoding sulfatase, giving the protein MSRDLRSPFQLLNYGFLILCFLTVLLSTAIAQDAKTQKNVLFIVSDDLTNRLGSYGDPIVQSPNIDRLAQKGVRFERAYCQYPLCNPSRASFMTGRRPGTTDVTENKTHFREALPQVVTLPQLFQKHDYYVARSGKIFHYGVPGGIGTSGFDDDPSWQQTANPKGRDRLSHDRLINYTPEMHLGIALAYLKDGGEDTEQTDGMVATEAIKMMEANKDRPFFIAAGFFRPHVPSVATEKYFDMYNLEDVQLPETPPQNRPSLPDPSYDYWEPNYGLDTVKLRTFTQAYLATISFMDAQVGRLLDALDRLELTDNTIVVFFSDHGWLLGEHGGQWQKRSLFEESARVPLIIYDPLAKGNGQSSLRIVELIDLFPTLAELCGLPLPTGLEGASLAPLLENPSHTWSKPAITEVVRRKDRSIKEGINGRSLRTERYRYTEWDGGSKGIELYDHQTDPNEWFNLAADPAHKKTTERLKAMLP; this is encoded by the coding sequence ATGAGCAGAGACCTTCGATCGCCGTTCCAATTATTGAATTACGGATTCCTTATTTTATGTTTTCTAACTGTGCTTTTGAGTACGGCGATTGCTCAAGATGCGAAGACGCAAAAAAATGTGCTATTCATCGTATCCGACGACCTGACGAACCGACTGGGCAGCTACGGTGATCCGATTGTTCAATCACCTAACATCGACCGCCTAGCTCAGAAGGGCGTCCGCTTCGAGCGAGCATATTGCCAGTATCCACTTTGTAATCCCAGCCGAGCTTCCTTCATGACGGGCCGCCGTCCAGGGACGACCGACGTAACAGAAAACAAAACCCATTTTCGAGAAGCCTTGCCCCAAGTAGTAACCTTACCACAGCTCTTTCAGAAGCATGATTATTATGTAGCACGTTCTGGGAAGATCTTTCACTACGGTGTTCCCGGGGGAATCGGAACCAGCGGCTTCGATGATGATCCATCCTGGCAGCAAACAGCCAACCCGAAAGGCCGAGACCGTCTATCGCATGATCGGCTAATTAACTACACACCCGAAATGCACTTGGGAATCGCCTTGGCCTATTTGAAAGATGGCGGTGAGGACACAGAACAAACCGACGGCATGGTCGCGACTGAAGCAATCAAAATGATGGAAGCCAATAAGGACCGTCCTTTCTTTATTGCTGCAGGCTTCTTCCGCCCCCACGTGCCAAGCGTGGCAACGGAGAAGTACTTCGATATGTATAATCTTGAAGACGTACAGCTTCCGGAAACACCTCCCCAGAATCGACCTTCATTACCAGATCCCAGCTACGATTATTGGGAACCCAACTACGGGCTCGATACGGTGAAACTTCGGACTTTTACCCAGGCTTACCTGGCAACTATCTCATTCATGGATGCACAAGTGGGTCGGCTGCTCGATGCACTGGACCGACTCGAACTGACGGACAACACCATCGTTGTTTTCTTCTCTGATCACGGTTGGCTTTTGGGCGAACACGGAGGCCAGTGGCAGAAGCGCAGTCTTTTTGAAGAATCGGCTCGTGTACCGCTCATCATCTATGATCCTTTGGCTAAAGGAAATGGACAAAGCAGTTTACGCATAGTGGAGCTCATTGACCTGTTCCCTACCCTGGCCGAACTCTGCGGACTTCCCCTTCCCACAGGTCTTGAAGGAGCCAGCCTGGCACCGCTCCTCGAAAACCCTTCTCATACTTGGAGCAAGCCAGCTATCACTGAGGTCGTAAGACGTAAGGACCGCTCCATCAAAGAAGGCATCAACGGTCGATCCTTGCGAACCGAACGCTACCGTTACACCGAGTGGGATGGTGGCTCAAAGGGCATTGAACTCTACGATCACCAGACGGATCCCAATGAATGGTTTAACCTCGCCGCGGATCCAGCCCACAAAAAGACCACCGAGCGTCTTAAAGCTATGCTTCCATAG
- a CDS encoding nitrilase family protein produces MIKVASVQFNHAPGNKSANLNTIKVFCEQASMEKVEILVFPEMCITGYWHLRDFRRTQLEGLAEAVPEGPSTQALIGLAKQHRLIVGAGLIEMAPDGKLYNSYVVVEPNGQVHCHRKLHCFINKHMSSGDEYTVFETKQGYKIGVLICYDNNIFENVRMTALEGADILLAPHQTGGCHSGSPHGMKRIDIQLWEKRDRNPEALEEALKGPNGREWLMCWLPSRAHDNGLFIIFSNGVGLDDNEIRTGNAMVIDPYGRILAETCSPDNTMVLADLNLELLEKSSGRRWMRGRRPELYQGIAKTSGDEVSAREARFT; encoded by the coding sequence ATGATCAAAGTAGCTTCCGTTCAGTTTAACCACGCCCCTGGAAATAAAAGTGCGAACCTAAATACCATAAAAGTATTTTGTGAGCAGGCTTCGATGGAGAAGGTGGAGATCCTTGTTTTTCCTGAAATGTGCATCACGGGCTATTGGCACTTACGAGACTTTCGAAGAACTCAACTTGAAGGTCTGGCCGAGGCGGTGCCGGAAGGGCCATCCACCCAAGCCCTTATCGGGCTGGCTAAACAACATCGACTCATTGTCGGTGCAGGTCTTATTGAAATGGCTCCAGATGGAAAGCTCTACAATTCCTATGTCGTAGTTGAGCCCAATGGTCAGGTTCACTGCCATCGAAAGCTGCATTGTTTCATTAATAAGCATATGTCGAGTGGGGATGAATACACCGTGTTTGAAACGAAACAGGGTTATAAGATCGGTGTGCTTATTTGTTATGATAACAACATCTTTGAGAATGTTCGCATGACTGCTCTTGAAGGTGCGGATATTCTTTTGGCACCTCACCAGACCGGCGGATGCCATTCCGGAAGTCCACACGGCATGAAGCGGATCGATATCCAGCTCTGGGAAAAACGAGACCGGAATCCCGAAGCATTGGAAGAAGCACTCAAAGGTCCGAATGGAAGAGAGTGGCTCATGTGTTGGTTGCCTTCTAGGGCTCACGACAACGGCCTGTTTATTATTTTCAGTAACGGGGTGGGATTAGATGACAATGAGATCAGGACGGGCAACGCCATGGTTATTGATCCTTACGGTCGCATTCTAGCCGAAACCTGCTCGCCCGATAACACCATGGTTCTGGCTGATTTGAATTTGGAGCTATTGGAAAAAAGTTCAGGGCGTCGCTGGATGCGAGGACGTAGACCGGAATTGTATCAAGGTATTGCCAAAACGTCAGGCGATGAAGTGAGTGCCCGTGAAGCTCGGTTTACTTAA